TGACAATTCCCACGGCAGCTAGAGAACTTCCGCTCGTTTGCGCGCGACCGGTTGTCGGAACCACCCGGACGGCGCGTCGTTTCCCCGCTCTGCGTCGCGGCGCGGAACCCGCTGCGCAGTTCACGCGCGTTCACAAAGCGCGTGTCCATCACTTTAGAGAGAGAGGCCCGTCATGAGTACGATGCCATGCGCCAATCGTTTGTCCGGGGCGAGATTCTCCACCAACGGCAACTCCCACGCCGTGGCGCCAACGAATGGCCACACCCCGAATCGCACCGCCCCAGAGCGCCCGCTGCACCGCCTGAAGGCCGTACGGCAGCAACAAGGGGTATCGCTCCGTCGCGTGGCCCGCACCCTCAAAATCGACATGCACGAGGCTCGTCAGCAGGAACACGAGTCCAGCGATCTTAAACTCAGCACCCTTCACGCGTGGCGCGAACTGCTCGACGTGCCAATGGCCGACCTCCTGGAAGAGAACACCGAGCTTTCGCCCCCCGTCCTCTTGCGCGCTCGGCTGCTCAAGCTCATGAAGACGGCCACCGCGATCCGCTCCGAGTCGTCCGCCACGAGCTCCGTCAACCAACTGGCGTGCATGTTGATCGATCAGCTGATCGAAATCATGCCGGAACTGGCGGGCGTGAGTCCGTGGCACATCGCCAGTCGGCGCCGCCGCTCGCGCGAGATTGGCCGCATCTTTGAGCGGATCATGCCCGCGAGCATGTTTCCCGAGAGTTGACGCGTCGGCGTCGCGCGACCGTAGGGGCGCGGGTTCAGGCCACCGCCACCGACTCGGCGGCCTGCCAACGGTCGCCGTCGCGGACGATGCGATGGTAAAGCGTGTCGCGTTCCACCGGTTCGCGGCCCGCTTCGCGGATCAGTCGACACAATTGATCGACGGTGAGCGCCTCTGGCGTGTCGGCGCCGGCGTCGTGATAGATCAACTCGTGCCGCACGGTGCCGTCGATGTCGTCGGCGCCATAGGCCAAGGCGGCCTGAGCGGTCCCCATCCCCAGCATGATCCAATACGCCTTGATGTGCGGAAAGTTGTCCAGCATCAGCCGGCTCACCGCCATCGTGCGCAGATCAACCAGTGACGAAGGCTTTTTGATGTGCGCCAGCTTGGTGTTGTCGGGGTGGAACGCCAACGGGATGAACGTCTGAAATCCTCCCGTCTCGTCCTGCAATTCGCGCAGCCGCGTCAGATGGTCGATGCGGTGGTAGGCGTTCTCAATGTGGCCATACAACATCGTGGCGTTCGTCTTCAATCCCAGTTGATGCGCCGTGCGATGAATGTCGAACCAATGCCGCGAGTCCGCTTTGTGTTCGCAGATCTGGTGGCGCACCTCGGGATGAAAGATTTCCGCCCCGCCCCCCGGCATGCTGCCTAGCCCGGCGTCGATCATGTCTTGCAGAATCTCGCGATACGGCTTTTTCGTCAGGTGCTGAAACCAGTTGATCTCCACGGCGGTCCACGCCTTGAGATGCAGCGCGGGATGCGCATCGTGCAGGATCTCGATGATGTGCCGATACCAGTCGTACTTGCGCTGGTGATGCAAACCGCCAACAATGTGCATCTCGGTGCAACCGGCGTCGACCGCCTCCCGACCGCGCGCCAATATCTGCTCGTCGCTCATCGCGTAGCCTTTGGGCTCACGCAGGTCGGAGCGAAACGCGCAAAAGATGCAGCGATAGACGCAGACGTTCGTCGGGTTCAGATGCGTGTTGATGTTGAAATAAGCGAAGTTGCCATTCTTGCGCTCGCGAACCAGGTTGGCCAACTCGCCTAGCTCGTTCAAATGCGTTTGCGGGCTATAGAGCAACAGGCCATCGTCAAACGAAAGCCGCTCTCCCGCTTCCACCTTGCGCCGGATCTCGGTGAAACTCGTATTGGCTGGCATGTTCCAATTTCCTTCGCAGCAAGACCGTGGCCGCTCGGCAAGCGCCGGCGGCGGCAATCTTCGGCCGCTAGCGTCAGGTTAACAAATCGACCGTGCAGACGACTAGCAGCAGCAGGCTGATGATCCAATTCACGTGAAAAAAAGCCAGATTCACGCGGTCCAAATCGTCGGGCCGCACCAGCCAATGCTCATAGACCAGTAGCGCCGCCACAATGCCCAGCCCCAGCCAGTAGAACTTGTCCAAGTCGCCGTACACCAGCGGCAATAGCGCCAGTAGCGCGACCATGCCCAAGTGCGACCAGGCCGACAACCGCAGCGCGCCCGGCACGCCCAGCCAGACCGGCACGCTGTGCAGTCCCGCCTGTCGATCGAATTCAAAATCCTGGCAGGCGTAAATGATGTCGAACCCCGCCACCCACAACAGCACCGCCCCCCCCAAGACCAGCGGCGGCCAACCCAAGCTCCCACGTATGGCGATCCACGCCGCGATCGGCGCCAACATCAGCGCCGCCCCCAGCCAATAGTGCGCCAGCGCCGTGAAGCGCTTGGCGTAGCTGTAGCCCAACAGAAAGGCCAACACCGGCGCCGACAAATATAGCGGCCACCAGTTTGGCAAGAACAACAACGTGCTCGCCACAAAGCCCGCCGCGCACACAATGGCCATGACCCACACAGACCGCGTGCTCAAGATCCCAGCCGGCAAGTGGCGCATCTTGGTGCGCGGGTTGCGCGCATCGATCGCCCGGTCGGCCAATCGATTGAACGCCATCGCCGCGCTCCGCGCAAACACCATGCACAGCACAATGCCCACCAACTCCTGCCAGCGGAACGGCGTCGCGCTCCCGGCGCGCGCGTTCTCGTTCCATGCCAAAATCGCGGACAATAGCGCAAACGGCAGCGCGAACAGCGTATGGCTGAAGCGAATCATCTCCAGAAAATGGCGCGCGCCGCGAAGCGTCATTCCCCATCTCCCCAGCGGCGCATGAGCGTTTGCTCAACCCCCAACTGATCGCAGATTCGCCCGACGACGAAATCGACCAAGTCCAATACCGAGTCCGCTCCGTGATAAAATCCCGGCATCGCCGGCAGCACCACGGCGCCCGCCTCCAACAGGCGCCGCATGTTGTCCAGATACACGGTCGATAGCGGCGTCTCTCGTGGCACGACAATCAGCTTGCGCCGCTCCTTGAGATGCACATCCGCCGCGCGCTGGATCAAGTTCTCGCTCGCCCCGTGTGCGATGCCGCTCAGCGTTCCTCCCGAGCAAGGACAAACTACCATGCCCGCCGTGAGAAACGATCCGCTGGCAATCGGCGCCATCAAGTCTCGATAGTGATGATAGTGAACTCGGCCCGCTTGGCCCGACTGTCGCTTCGTCTCGCTCCGGCGCCGGCACAACATTCCGGCCAGCCCCTCTTGTCGACCTTCCGCCGGTAGCAAGCTGGCCAGCTCAAACCGATCCAGGTCGATGTCGATCCCCAACTCTTGCTTCAACACCGCTTGCCCGGCGGGACTGATCGACAAATGCACCTCGCGCCCGGCGGACAACAGCACGTCCAACAGCCGAACGGCATAGGGGGCCCCGCTGGCCCCAGTGATGGCGACCACCAGGTTGGACGTCATTTGGTTCCGATATAGAGAGTCGCCACGCCCAGCGTCAGCGGCACGTGCCGCGCCGTCGACAATCCGGCCCCCCGCATGCGATCGCACAGCGCCTCGCCAGACGGAAATTCCTGCACGCTAGATGGCAAATAATTGTAAGCGTCGCTGCGATTGCGGGCGAGCGTCTGCCCGATGCGCGGCAGCACATGGCGAAAGTAAAATTGATACAGTTGCTTGAGCCCGGGCTGAGTCGGCATCGAAAATTCCAGCACAGCCACCTTGCCGCCCGGCCGGCACACCCGCGCCATTTCGCGCAGTCCCTGGTCGGTGTTAGTGACGTTCCGCAAGCCAAACGCTACGGTCACCAGTTGAAATTGCGCGTCGTCAAACGGCAACTGCTGCGCGTCGGCCTCGACAAAATGCAGATTACGCCGCCCCTCGATCTGGCGCCCTTTTTGGTCGCCGCGCACCAGCATGGGATGGCTGAAGTCGGCGGCAATGATCGGCACGTGCCCCAGCGCCGCTTTGTGATAAGCCAGCGCCAAGTCGGCCGTGCCGGTGCAGATATCGAGTATCGGACCTTTGAGCCCCGGCGGCACGCGCCGCACCGTCTGCCAGCGCCAGTAGCGATCGACATTCAACGACAGCAGATGATTCAACAGGTCGTAGCGCTCGGCGATCTCGCCGAACATCTGCCGCACGCGCTGTTCCGACTTGTCGACCGGCATGATGGCTGCTGGCGCTCGCTTTCGCTAGGCAAAGCGTGCGATTCTAGCAACCCGCGCCGCGGCGATACAGGCGCCAGTTCATCGCCAGCCAGTGGCAATTCCATCAGTCGAGCGCTGCGCCATGGCCGGTTCGGCGGTCCCTTGAGCAAGCGGCCCAACGCTTACGGCAGCACGGCCAAGCGATGGCGGCCACGTACAGCGACGCGCGCATGGCACTGCCAGCAATGGAGAACAAAGATTGACGGAAGGGCAATTCCAGTTCGCTGCGGCTGA
This sequence is a window from Pirellulales bacterium. Protein-coding genes within it:
- a CDS encoding helix-turn-helix domain-containing protein, with amino-acid sequence MSTMPCANRLSGARFSTNGNSHAVAPTNGHTPNRTAPERPLHRLKAVRQQQGVSLRRVARTLKIDMHEARQQEHESSDLKLSTLHAWRELLDVPMADLLEENTELSPPVLLRARLLKLMKTATAIRSESSATSSVNQLACMLIDQLIEIMPELAGVSPWHIASRRRRSREIGRIFERIMPASMFPES
- the mqnE gene encoding aminofutalosine synthase MqnE, yielding MPANTSFTEIRRKVEAGERLSFDDGLLLYSPQTHLNELGELANLVRERKNGNFAYFNINTHLNPTNVCVYRCIFCAFRSDLREPKGYAMSDEQILARGREAVDAGCTEMHIVGGLHHQRKYDWYRHIIEILHDAHPALHLKAWTAVEINWFQHLTKKPYREILQDMIDAGLGSMPGGGAEIFHPEVRHQICEHKADSRHWFDIHRTAHQLGLKTNATMLYGHIENAYHRIDHLTRLRELQDETGGFQTFIPLAFHPDNTKLAHIKKPSSLVDLRTMAVSRLMLDNFPHIKAYWIMLGMGTAQAALAYGADDIDGTVRHELIYHDAGADTPEALTVDQLCRLIREAGREPVERDTLYHRIVRDGDRWQAAESVAVA
- the ubiA gene encoding putative 4-hydroxybenzoate polyprenyltransferase codes for the protein MTLRGARHFLEMIRFSHTLFALPFALLSAILAWNENARAGSATPFRWQELVGIVLCMVFARSAAMAFNRLADRAIDARNPRTKMRHLPAGILSTRSVWVMAIVCAAGFVASTLLFLPNWWPLYLSAPVLAFLLGYSYAKRFTALAHYWLGAALMLAPIAAWIAIRGSLGWPPLVLGGAVLLWVAGFDIIYACQDFEFDRQAGLHSVPVWLGVPGALRLSAWSHLGMVALLALLPLVYGDLDKFYWLGLGIVAALLVYEHWLVRPDDLDRVNLAFFHVNWIISLLLLVVCTVDLLT
- a CDS encoding UbiX family flavin prenyltransferase, with product MTSNLVVAITGASGAPYAVRLLDVLLSAGREVHLSISPAGQAVLKQELGIDIDLDRFELASLLPAEGRQEGLAGMLCRRRSETKRQSGQAGRVHYHHYRDLMAPIASGSFLTAGMVVCPCSGGTLSGIAHGASENLIQRAADVHLKERRKLIVVPRETPLSTVYLDNMRRLLEAGAVVLPAMPGFYHGADSVLDLVDFVVGRICDQLGVEQTLMRRWGDGE
- the ubiE gene encoding bifunctional demethylmenaquinone methyltransferase/2-methoxy-6-polyprenyl-1,4-benzoquinol methylase UbiE, translated to MPVDKSEQRVRQMFGEIAERYDLLNHLLSLNVDRYWRWQTVRRVPPGLKGPILDICTGTADLALAYHKAALGHVPIIAADFSHPMLVRGDQKGRQIEGRRNLHFVEADAQQLPFDDAQFQLVTVAFGLRNVTNTDQGLREMARVCRPGGKVAVLEFSMPTQPGLKQLYQFYFRHVLPRIGQTLARNRSDAYNYLPSSVQEFPSGEALCDRMRGAGLSTARHVPLTLGVATLYIGTK